The following are encoded in a window of Clostridia bacterium genomic DNA:
- a CDS encoding metallophosphoesterase gives MFTRERNIEVTNFDIYTPKLPAGSALKIALISDLHSYMYRNEQDSILSLIFSQSPDIALLAGDIVDEKISERGAYVFAQKLAPRIPSFYVTGNHEYRRDDVPKIKEDMARFGIKVLTNEYVRLNVSGCEFILAGLDDESGYESAELWLEDAKKALEPLKAERLAKILLLHKPHMARYFAGYGFDAALSGHTHGGQIRTPFKKRGLYSSGQGLFPELSEGEYDVDGLKLIISRGLAIERHLLRLFNPQQLVIVTLMGK, from the coding sequence ATGTTCACGCGTGAACGCAATATAGAAGTAACAAATTTTGATATATACACGCCAAAGCTGCCTGCGGGGAGCGCGCTTAAGATCGCGCTTATAAGCGACCTTCACAGCTATATGTACAGAAACGAGCAAGACAGCATTTTATCGCTTATTTTTTCACAGTCGCCCGATATTGCCTTGCTTGCCGGAGATATCGTTGACGAAAAAATATCCGAGCGCGGCGCGTATGTTTTTGCACAAAAGCTTGCGCCCCGCATACCGTCGTTCTACGTGACGGGGAACCACGAATACAGACGAGACGATGTGCCTAAGATAAAAGAGGATATGGCGCGGTTCGGAATAAAGGTGCTTACTAACGAATACGTGAGACTGAACGTTTCGGGCTGCGAATTCATTTTGGCCGGTCTTGACGACGAAAGCGGCTATGAAAGCGCCGAGCTTTGGCTTGAGGACGCAAAAAAGGCGCTTGAGCCGCTTAAAGCGGAGCGCCTTGCGAAGATACTTCTCCTCCATAAGCCGCATATGGCAAGATACTTTGCGGGATACGGTTTTGACGCCGCGCTCAGCGGTCATACGCACGGGGGGCAGATACGAACGCCGTTTAAGAAACGCGGCTTATATTCTTCCGGCCAGGGGCTTTTCCCCGAGCTTAGCGAAGGGGAGTACGATGTTGACGGATTAAAGCTCATAATAAGCCGGGGATTGGCAATAGAGCGCCATTTGCTGCGCTTATTCAATCCTCAGCAGCTTGTGATAGTAACGCTTATGGGCAAGTAA
- a CDS encoding Rrf2 family transcriptional regulator → MMISTRGRHALSVMLDLAEHEGQGSVPLKDIAARHEISEKYLESIVAILSKAGFVSGVRGKGGGYTLTKEPNMYTVGSILKLTELSLSPVSCVGDKASVCDHAEKCITLPMWERLDSMINNYLESITICDLLNREYNCCEK, encoded by the coding sequence ATGATGATATCAACAAGGGGGCGTCACGCCCTGAGCGTAATGCTGGACCTTGCAGAGCATGAAGGACAGGGATCTGTGCCGCTCAAAGATATTGCTGCCCGCCATGAGATCTCGGAAAAATATCTTGAAAGCATTGTGGCTATTTTAAGCAAAGCCGGATTTGTTTCAGGGGTGCGCGGAAAAGGCGGCGGCTATACTCTCACAAAAGAACCCAATATGTACACTGTAGGAAGTATACTTAAACTTACGGAGCTGAGCCTTTCGCCCGTGTCCTGCGTGGGAGACAAAGCAAGCGTATGCGACCATGCCGAAAAATGCATTACGCTTCCGATGTGGGAGCGTCTCGACTCCATGATCAATAATTATCTTGAAAGCATAACGATATGCGATCTGCTTAACCGCGAATACAACTGCTGTGAAAAATAA
- the cysK gene encoding cysteine synthase A has translation MKVYNKITDLIGNTPLLKLEGFSKKRGLLTDVYAKLEYFNPAGSVKDRIAKAMIDDAEEKGVLKPGAVIIEPTSGNTGIGLASVAASRGYKIILTMPETMSVERRNLLKAYGAQLVLTDGSKGMKGAIEKAKELSESIENSFIPSQFTNPANPAIHKATTGPEIWRDTDGKVDIFVAGVGTGGTLTGVGEYLKSQNPNVKIVAVEPSTSPVLSKGTAGPHKIQGIGAGFVPDTLNTDIYDEIIPVDHEDAFSVGRELAKEEGLLVGISSGASLWAASELAKRPENKGKVIVALLPDTGERYLSTAMFSE, from the coding sequence ATGAAAGTATATAATAAAATAACTGACCTTATAGGCAATACTCCGCTTTTAAAGCTTGAAGGCTTTTCAAAAAAGCGCGGACTTCTGACTGATGTTTACGCAAAGCTCGAATACTTTAATCCGGCAGGCAGCGTTAAGGACAGAATTGCAAAAGCAATGATAGACGACGCCGAAGAGAAGGGCGTTTTAAAGCCGGGCGCGGTAATAATAGAACCTACGAGCGGAAATACAGGCATAGGCCTTGCGTCGGTAGCGGCTTCGAGAGGATACAAAATAATACTTACAATGCCTGAAACAATGAGCGTTGAGAGAAGAAATCTTTTGAAAGCATACGGCGCGCAGCTTGTTTTAACCGACGGCTCTAAAGGTATGAAGGGCGCTATTGAAAAGGCAAAGGAGCTTTCGGAGAGTATAGAAAACAGCTTTATCCCCAGTCAGTTTACAAATCCGGCAAACCCGGCGATACATAAGGCGACTACGGGTCCCGAGATCTGGAGAGATACAGACGGAAAGGTAGATATATTTGTAGCCGGCGTCGGCACTGGCGGTACGCTTACGGGCGTGGGCGAATACTTAAAGAGCCAAAATCCCAATGTTAAGATCGTGGCCGTCGAGCCCTCTACATCGCCTGTGCTTTCAAAGGGTACTGCGGGACCGCATAAGATACAGGGCATAGGAGCCGGCTTTGTTCCCGATACGCTCAACACCGATATCTATGACGAGATAATCCCCGTTGACCACGAAGACGCCTTTTCGGTGGGACGCGAGCTTGCAAAGGAGGAAGGGCTGCTTGTAGGCATTTCGTCGGGCGCGTCTCTATGGGCTGCCTCGGAGCTTGCAAAGCGTCCCGAAAACAAGGGGAAAGTGATAGTCGCGCTGCTTCCGGATACAGGCGAGAGATACCTTTCCACTGCAATGTTCAGTGAGTGA
- the hydE gene encoding [FeFe] hydrogenase H-cluster radical SAM maturase HydE: MTDLKGLIKKLKDERTLSDSELKEIMLCESEKDALYSCADDVRRSIYGDKVYIRGLIEFTNHCKNNCYYCGIRRGNQTLFRYRLSKDEILECCTEGYALGFRTFVLQGGEDPYFKDDVMCDIISAVRESFPDCAITLSVGEKPKESYRAYFEAGANRYLLRHETAEEEHYKKLHPESMSLKNRKKCLYDLKEIGFEVGSGFMVGSPYQTLDDLVADLRFLQQLQPEMIGIGPYITHPATPFADKENGSFPLTLSLISILRLMFPYALIPATTALGTIHPEGREMGLRAGANVVMPNLSPVRTRALYELYENKICTGEESAQCLGCLRRRIESAGYRIVTDIGSAKRDPGLI; encoded by the coding sequence ATGACGGATTTAAAAGGCTTGATAAAAAAGCTTAAAGACGAGCGCACGCTTTCGGACAGCGAGCTTAAAGAGATCATGCTTTGCGAAAGCGAAAAAGATGCGCTCTACAGCTGTGCAGACGACGTAAGGCGTTCCATATACGGCGATAAAGTATATATACGCGGTCTTATTGAATTTACCAATCACTGCAAAAACAACTGCTACTACTGCGGTATACGAAGGGGCAATCAAACTCTTTTTCGGTACAGGCTTTCAAAAGACGAGATACTTGAATGCTGCACGGAAGGCTACGCTCTCGGTTTTCGCACCTTTGTGCTTCAAGGAGGAGAGGACCCTTATTTCAAAGACGACGTGATGTGCGATATCATCTCTGCCGTGCGAGAAAGCTTTCCCGACTGCGCCATAACGCTTTCCGTGGGTGAAAAGCCTAAAGAGAGTTACCGCGCCTATTTTGAAGCAGGTGCAAACCGCTATCTTCTGCGGCATGAAACTGCCGAAGAAGAGCATTATAAAAAGCTTCACCCCGAAAGCATGAGTCTTAAAAACAGGAAAAAGTGCCTTTATGATCTGAAAGAGATCGGCTTTGAGGTTGGATCGGGATTCATGGTAGGCTCGCCTTATCAGACGCTTGACGATCTTGTTGCGGATCTGCGTTTTTTGCAACAGCTTCAGCCTGAAATGATCGGCATAGGACCATATATTACGCATCCCGCCACTCCGTTCGCCGATAAGGAAAACGGCAGCTTTCCGCTTACGCTGAGCCTCATTTCCATACTTCGCCTTATGTTCCCCTATGCGCTTATCCCAGCGACAACGGCGCTCGGCACTATTCATCCCGAGGGACGCGAGATGGGGCTTCGTGCGGGCGCAAACGTAGTTATGCCTAATCTCTCCCCCGTGCGAACGAGAGCGCTTTACGAGCTTTATGAGAATAAGATATGCACCGGAGAAGAATCGGCTCAGTGCCTCGGATGCCTCCGACGGCGCATAGAAAGCGCAGGCTACAGGATAGTAACAGACATAGGAAGCGCAAAGCGCGACCCCGGGCTTATTTAA
- the mnmA gene encoding tRNA 2-thiouridine(34) synthase MnmA, which translates to MNNRAIIAMSGGVDSSVAALIMKENGYDCIGVTMRLFSNEDIKVSNERTCCSLDDAEDARAVARSLGIPHYVFNFSDKFKEYVIERFIYAYENGMTPNPCIDCNRYLKFDKMFLRAQELGCDRVVTGHYARIEFDEKSGRYLLKKGSDPKKDQSYVLYSMTQEQLKHTIFPLGAMTKAQIRKIAEKNGFVNAKKHDSQDICFVPDGKYADFIERYTGRTYPEGDFIDISGHVLGRHKGIIRYTVGQRKGLGLSMPEPVYVSKIDPLDNTVTLSKNSELFSNVLIAKNINLIPVKEITSPIRLTAKVRYRHPESPALVTQLDRDVIRVEFETPQRAVTRGQAVVLYDGDVVFGGGTIV; encoded by the coding sequence ATGAACAACAGGGCAATTATTGCAATGAGCGGCGGCGTAGACTCAAGCGTTGCAGCTCTTATCATGAAAGAAAACGGATATGACTGCATAGGCGTTACTATGCGGCTGTTTTCAAACGAGGATATAAAAGTTTCAAACGAACGCACCTGCTGTTCTCTTGACGATGCGGAAGATGCGCGCGCAGTCGCCCGCTCTCTCGGCATACCGCACTATGTCTTTAACTTTTCCGATAAATTTAAGGAATATGTTATCGAAAGATTTATATATGCATATGAAAACGGCATGACCCCCAATCCGTGCATAGACTGCAACAGATATCTGAAATTTGACAAGATGTTCCTTCGCGCGCAAGAGCTCGGCTGCGACCGCGTCGTAACGGGACATTACGCGAGGATCGAATTCGACGAAAAATCGGGACGATATCTTTTAAAAAAAGGCTCCGATCCAAAAAAGGACCAAAGCTACGTGCTCTATTCAATGACGCAGGAGCAGCTAAAGCACACGATATTCCCGCTAGGCGCCATGACGAAAGCGCAGATACGAAAGATCGCCGAAAAAAACGGCTTTGTAAACGCCAAAAAGCACGACAGCCAGGATATATGCTTTGTCCCCGACGGAAAATATGCCGATTTTATCGAACGATACACGGGCAGAACGTACCCCGAGGGCGATTTTATAGATATAAGCGGACATGTGCTGGGCAGACATAAGGGCATAATAAGATACACCGTAGGACAAAGAAAAGGACTTGGGCTTTCCATGCCCGAGCCCGTATATGTGTCAAAAATAGATCCGCTTGATAATACGGTCACGCTTTCAAAAAACAGCGAGCTTTTTTCAAACGTGCTTATCGCAAAGAACATAAACCTTATCCCCGTAAAAGAAATAACCTCTCCCATACGTCTTACGGCCAAGGTGCGCTACCGTCATCCCGAGTCTCCGGCTTTAGTCACTCAGCTTGACCGAGACGTCATAAGAGTTGAATTCGAAACGCCGCAGCGCGCTGTTACGCGCGGTCAGGCCGTCGTATTATATGACGGCGACGTCGTGTTCGGCGGAGGAACTATCGTTTAG
- a CDS encoding peptidase C39, with product MKNPLHYQLSEYDCGPTSLLNALSVLFEREEIAPDIIRNIMLYSLDCYTSDGAQGKSGTSHMAMMFLSGWLDGLGKVGYMPVSSRYLRGKKVFIGQDSLINDALKRNGVAVVRLFYDVEHYVLLTGVREENILMFDPYYETEAFPHSDIHITLNHPTFYNRIVPFTYFNKETCDIYSLGDPKLREAVILFNETTKLTEDSTIEYFI from the coding sequence ATGAAAAATCCGCTTCATTATCAATTATCAGAATACGACTGCGGCCCGACGTCTCTTTTAAACGCTCTGAGCGTACTTTTTGAGCGTGAGGAAATCGCGCCGGATATTATACGAAACATTATGCTTTACTCTCTTGACTGCTACACAAGCGATGGCGCACAGGGCAAAAGCGGAACGTCTCATATGGCTATGATGTTTTTAAGCGGCTGGCTCGACGGCTTGGGAAAAGTGGGATATATGCCTGTTTCCTCAAGATATCTGCGCGGCAAAAAAGTATTTATCGGTCAAGACAGTCTCATAAACGACGCTCTGAAAAGAAACGGCGTCGCAGTCGTCCGTCTCTTTTACGACGTGGAGCATTATGTTCTCCTTACCGGCGTTCGCGAAGAAAACATACTTATGTTTGACCCTTACTACGAAACAGAGGCCTTTCCCCACAGCGATATACATATTACTTTGAACCATCCCACGTTTTATAATCGCATAGTGCCATTCACTTATTTCAATAAGGAAACCTGCGATATTTATTCGCTGGGCGATCCAAAGCTTCGAGAGGCAGTTATTCTATTTAACGAAACCACAAAGCTTACCGAGGATAGTACGATCGAATACTTTATTTAA
- a CDS encoding RidA family protein, producing the protein MKTIETNNAPKAIGPYSQAVEAGGFIFTSGQIPIDPKSGTLVDGDIKAQTEQVIKNLEAVLKAADAKLCDVVKTMCFLQSMNDFTAFNEVYERFFSHKPARSCVEAAKLPKGALVEIEVIAHKRA; encoded by the coding sequence ATGAAGACTATTGAAACAAATAATGCCCCTAAAGCAATAGGCCCGTATTCGCAGGCCGTGGAAGCCGGAGGTTTTATATTTACTTCGGGACAGATACCCATTGATCCGAAAAGCGGGACACTTGTTGACGGCGACATCAAGGCCCAGACAGAGCAGGTAATAAAAAATCTCGAAGCCGTTTTGAAGGCGGCGGATGCAAAACTTTGCGACGTTGTAAAGACGATGTGCTTTTTACAGAGCATGAATGATTTTACTGCATTTAACGAAGTATACGAAAGATTCTTTTCCCACAAGCCCGCAAGAAGCTGCGTGGAAGCTGCAAAACTTCCGAAAGGCGCGCTTGTAGAGATAGAGGTAATTGCACATAAGCGCGCTTAG
- a CDS encoding tRNA threonylcarbamoyladenosine dehydratase — MLNQFSRSQLILGTKAMESLRASRVAVFGVGGVGGCTAEALARAGVGALDIVDSDKVSITNLNRQIHALHSTIGQYKVDAARARCLDINPNLRINTHKVFYTPETADKFDFSDYDYVVDAIDTVTGKLCLIENAVKADVPVISSMGAGNKLDPTAFEVSDIYKTSVCPLARVMRRELKMRGIKRLKVVYSKEPPASFAAGEAPDEEMTSGTRHAPGSVSFVPPVVGFIIASEVIKDIIKNNLDTGDEK; from the coding sequence ATGCTTAATCAGTTTTCAAGATCACAGCTTATATTGGGCACAAAAGCCATGGAGAGTCTTCGTGCATCGCGCGTAGCCGTGTTCGGCGTCGGCGGCGTTGGCGGCTGTACGGCGGAGGCACTGGCGCGCGCGGGAGTCGGCGCGCTGGACATCGTTGACTCTGACAAGGTGAGTATCACTAACCTTAACAGGCAGATACATGCTCTTCACAGCACGATAGGTCAGTATAAGGTCGATGCGGCGCGTGCGCGCTGCCTTGATATAAACCCAAATCTAAGGATAAACACGCATAAGGTCTTTTATACGCCCGAAACGGCGGATAAGTTTGATTTTTCGGATTATGACTATGTAGTTGACGCGATAGATACCGTTACCGGAAAGCTGTGTCTTATAGAGAACGCTGTCAAAGCCGATGTTCCCGTAATAAGCTCGATGGGCGCGGGAAATAAGCTTGATCCGACGGCGTTTGAGGTTTCGGATATCTATAAAACGTCTGTATGTCCGCTTGCAAGGGTAATGCGGCGAGAGCTGAAAATGAGGGGGATAAAGCGCTTAAAAGTCGTATATTCAAAAGAGCCTCCCGCTTCATTTGCCGCAGGGGAAGCGCCGGATGAAGAAATGACGTCCGGTACTCGACACGCGCCGGGCAGCGTATCGTTCGTGCCTCCGGTAGTTGGTTTTATAATCGCTTCGGAAGTCATAAAGGATATTATAAAAAACAATTTAGATACAGGTGATGAAAAATGA
- the nifS gene encoding cysteine desulfurase NifS, translating into MQIYADNAATTKMSRTAIDAMTAYMNEVYGNPSSLHSIGQTAAEALEDARARVAAELGAKPREIYFTSGGSEADNQAIISAATFGAKKGKKHIVSTAFEHHAVLHTLDKLKKQGFEVTLLDPHECGIITASEVAAAIRDDTALVTVMYANNEIGTIQPIAEIGAVCKERGVIFHTDAVQAVGHIKINVKEQNIDMLSLSAHKFHGPKGVGALYSRVGIPLTNIIEGGAQERGKRAGTENIPAIMGMAAALDEACSKIDENRDKLVKMRDRLIEGLSEIPHSIVNGDKTCRLPGNVNMCFEGIEGESLLLLLDAKGVCASSGSACTSGSLDPSHVLLSIGRPHEIAHGSLRLTLCEENTMDEVEHIIKAVKEVVEYLREMSPVWHDLKEGKKQYVIQ; encoded by the coding sequence ATGCAGATTTATGCAGATAATGCGGCCACAACAAAAATGAGCCGCACGGCAATAGATGCAATGACTGCCTATATGAATGAAGTTTACGGCAACCCGTCAAGCCTTCATTCGATAGGTCAAACGGCCGCCGAAGCGCTTGAAGACGCCAGAGCGCGCGTAGCTGCCGAACTTGGCGCAAAACCGCGTGAGATATACTTTACCTCAGGCGGCAGCGAGGCGGACAATCAGGCTATAATATCAGCAGCGACTTTCGGCGCCAAAAAAGGTAAAAAACATATCGTTTCAACTGCATTTGAACACCATGCAGTACTCCACACGCTCGACAAGCTTAAAAAACAGGGCTTCGAGGTAACGCTTTTAGACCCGCACGAATGCGGCATAATCACAGCTTCCGAGGTGGCCGCCGCAATACGCGACGATACTGCTCTCGTAACCGTAATGTACGCTAATAACGAGATCGGCACGATACAGCCGATAGCAGAGATAGGCGCGGTGTGCAAGGAACGCGGCGTTATTTTCCATACTGATGCGGTCCAGGCGGTAGGTCATATAAAAATCAATGTTAAAGAGCAGAATATAGATATGCTTTCGCTCTCCGCTCACAAATTTCACGGCCCCAAGGGCGTTGGCGCGCTCTATTCAAGAGTGGGGATACCGCTTACAAATATCATAGAGGGCGGCGCACAGGAGCGAGGAAAGCGTGCCGGAACGGAAAATATCCCCGCCATTATGGGCATGGCCGCTGCGCTGGACGAAGCGTGCTCAAAGATAGACGAAAATCGTGATAAGCTTGTTAAAATGCGCGACAGGCTCATCGAGGGGCTTTCCGAGATACCTCATTCAATAGTAAACGGCGACAAGACTTGCCGCCTGCCGGGAAACGTCAACATGTGCTTTGAGGGCATCGAGGGCGAGTCACTTCTCCTTCTTTTGGACGCTAAGGGCGTGTGCGCATCGTCGGGTTCGGCCTGCACTTCAGGCTCTCTCGACCCTAGCCATGTGCTGTTATCCATAGGGCGCCCCCATGAGATCGCGCACGGCTCTTTAAGGCTCACGCTCTGTGAAGAAAATACCATGGATGAAGTTGAGCATATTATCAAAGCAGTTAAAGAAGTTGTAGAGTATTTAAGGGAAATGTCACCCGTTTGGCATGATTTAAAGGAGGGCAAAAAACAATATGTTATACAGTGA
- the nifU gene encoding Fe-S cluster assembly scaffold protein NifU, producing MLYSEKVMDHFQHPRNVGIIDDASGVGEVGNAKCGDIMKIYLKIENDIITDVKFNTFGCGSAIATSSMATELIKGKPVSEALELTNRAVVEALDGLPAHKLHCSVLAEEAVKAAVKDYYDKNGIEYDHTLFPDCENCDNCDSCQN from the coding sequence ATGTTATACAGTGAAAAAGTAATGGATCATTTCCAGCACCCGAGAAATGTAGGCATAATCGACGACGCAAGCGGCGTGGGCGAAGTAGGCAACGCAAAATGCGGCGATATCATGAAGATATACTTAAAAATCGAAAACGATATCATCACCGACGTAAAGTTCAACACGTTCGGCTGCGGCTCCGCTATCGCAACAAGTTCCATGGCTACCGAGCTTATAAAGGGCAAGCCCGTTTCCGAAGCGCTCGAGCTTACGAACAGAGCGGTCGTTGAAGCCCTTGACGGACTTCCGGCTCACAAGCTCCACTGTTCCGTGCTTGCCGAAGAAGCCGTAAAGGCTGCCGTAAAGGATTATTATGACAAAAACGGCATCGAGTATGATCACACTCTCTTCCCCGACTGCGAAAACTGTGATAATTGCGACTCTTGTCAGAACTGA
- a CDS encoding B12-binding domain-containing radical SAM protein yields MIYEGTIYRPPSEAYSLIIQHTIGCARNDCTFCSMYKDKKFRIRKPYEVIADLEDVRRRYRGPVDKIFLADGDALIAKTEDLLTVLGAIKRIYPECERVTSYGAPADILQKSPEELAALNEAGLKMVYVGLESGDDVVLKNVKKGVTAAEIVEAGKKLRASGIKLSLTVISGLGGRARLKEHAILSAKCVSEIKPEYLGFLTLMVIKGTPLYDDVQSGRFELLCAPEVAEEMILFLENVDSEGTVFRSNHISNYINLRGTFNRDNARLIAQVKDAMRNEAYKPEFYRQHL; encoded by the coding sequence ATGATATACGAAGGCACGATATACAGACCGCCGAGCGAAGCATACAGCCTTATAATACAGCACACTATAGGCTGCGCCAGAAACGACTGTACCTTCTGCTCGATGTATAAGGACAAAAAATTCAGGATAAGAAAGCCGTATGAAGTCATTGCCGACCTTGAGGACGTGCGGCGGCGATACCGCGGCCCTGTTGACAAAATCTTTTTAGCTGACGGCGACGCGCTCATAGCGAAAACGGAAGACCTTTTGACTGTACTCGGCGCAATAAAGCGCATTTATCCCGAGTGCGAACGCGTAACCTCGTACGGTGCGCCTGCGGATATCCTCCAAAAGTCGCCCGAAGAGCTTGCTGCGCTGAACGAAGCGGGACTTAAAATGGTCTACGTCGGCCTTGAATCGGGCGACGACGTTGTTCTTAAGAATGTGAAAAAAGGCGTAACGGCCGCCGAGATCGTCGAGGCCGGCAAAAAGCTTCGTGCAAGCGGTATAAAGCTCTCCCTCACCGTGATATCCGGTCTTGGCGGCAGAGCGCGCCTAAAAGAGCACGCCATACTTTCTGCAAAATGCGTAAGCGAAATAAAGCCCGAATATCTCGGTTTTCTCACGCTTATGGTAATAAAGGGCACCCCCCTTTACGACGACGTGCAAAGCGGCAGATTTGAGCTTCTTTGCGCGCCCGAGGTGGCTGAGGAAATGATACTCTTTTTAGAAAATGTAGACAGTGAAGGCACCGTATTTCGCTCAAATCACATATCTAATTATATAAACCTGCGCGGCACTTTCAACCGCGACAACGCGCGCCTTATTGCGCAGGTAAAGGACGCTATGCGAAACGAAGCGTATAAGCCCGAATTTTACAGACAGCATCTTTAA
- a CDS encoding SDR family oxidoreductase — translation MEKKSALITGSTGGLGSCFVKLHAERGGDLVLVARGSEKLQAQKTETEAKYGVTVHTIEADLSNPKDVDRIYAVCKENAWNIDFLINNAGFGGQGNFARERTMEQDMSMISVNIEAPTRLCKLFLPDLIERKGKILNVSSTAAIMPGPLQAVYYATKAYLTSFSNALWRELKDAGVTVTALMPGAMQTGFANAGGLADTKLFANAVKPDDVAKDGYEGMLAGKLNVISGLPGWQSPMMKMAPMFPKKTMLDFVYNQQLAGSAKKQ, via the coding sequence ATGGAAAAGAAATCAGCGCTCATAACCGGCTCAACGGGCGGCCTTGGCTCCTGCTTCGTTAAGCTCCATGCCGAGCGGGGCGGCGACCTCGTTCTCGTTGCGAGAGGAAGCGAAAAGCTGCAAGCGCAAAAGACCGAAACCGAGGCAAAATACGGCGTGACAGTCCACACAATTGAAGCAGACCTGTCAAATCCGAAAGATGTTGATAGGATTTATGCCGTATGCAAGGAAAACGCTTGGAATATTGATTTTCTCATAAACAATGCCGGCTTCGGCGGTCAGGGCAACTTCGCAAGAGAGCGTACGATGGAGCAGGATATGAGCATGATCTCAGTTAATATAGAAGCACCCACAAGATTGTGCAAGCTTTTTCTCCCCGATCTTATCGAAAGAAAGGGCAAAATACTCAATGTATCCTCTACCGCAGCAATTATGCCGGGGCCTCTGCAGGCGGTGTATTACGCGACTAAAGCATATCTCACCAGTTTTTCAAACGCGCTTTGGCGCGAGCTTAAAGACGCCGGCGTAACAGTCACCGCACTCATGCCCGGCGCAATGCAAACGGGATTTGCAAATGCGGGCGGCCTTGCCGATACGAAGCTTTTTGCAAACGCGGTAAAGCCTGACGACGTGGCAAAGGACGGCTACGAGGGAATGCTTGCAGGAAAGCTAAACGTTATATCGGGGCTTCCCGGCTGGCAGTCTCCAATGATGAAAATGGCTCCGATGTTCCCAAAAAAGACGATGCTTGATTTTGTATATAATCAGCAGCTCGCGGGCAGCGCCAAAAAGCAATAA
- a CDS encoding helix-turn-helix domain-containing protein has product MTKFVLDGRYGDLLKYHGINLECVLKKAMLPADTFAHRNTLMTEEQYFRFMEALGTLSNGSETAIKLASTNKIESFSPPIFASYCSKNGKTCIERLAKYKKLIGPLAFNIKNDVKTLSVTLESAGENELPQFLIMCEMAFLVNIIRSATGEHISPVYAKMGRPADRLFSDHLGCRIDKGDNLIAFELKDLEVPFISHDDEMWSFFEGELNKRLSDLDVDDSISARVRSALTELLPSGECGIENVAEKLGLTKRTLQRKLNEENTTFQKQLNGTRELLAKHYIGNTDMNANDIAFLLGYAELNSFLRAFRIWTGMSISEYKSSLK; this is encoded by the coding sequence ATGACGAAGTTCGTACTTGACGGCAGATACGGCGATCTGCTGAAATATCACGGCATAAACCTTGAATGTGTGCTGAAAAAGGCCATGCTTCCTGCCGATACATTTGCTCACAGGAACACTTTAATGACAGAAGAGCAATATTTTAGGTTTATGGAAGCGTTGGGGACGCTTTCAAACGGAAGCGAGACTGCGATAAAACTTGCCTCAACGAATAAAATCGAGAGCTTCTCACCTCCGATTTTTGCCTCATACTGCAGTAAAAATGGGAAAACATGCATTGAGCGTCTTGCAAAGTACAAAAAGCTTATCGGTCCTTTAGCTTTTAATATAAAAAACGACGTAAAAACGCTGTCCGTTACGCTTGAGTCAGCAGGCGAAAACGAACTCCCGCAATTTCTCATAATGTGCGAAATGGCATTTCTCGTCAATATAATAAGAAGCGCAACGGGCGAACATATCTCCCCCGTATACGCCAAGATGGGTCGCCCTGCCGACAGACTGTTTTCGGATCATCTCGGATGCAGAATAGATAAAGGTGATAATTTAATTGCATTTGAGCTTAAAGACCTTGAAGTGCCGTTCATAAGCCATGACGATGAGATGTGGAGTTTCTTCGAGGGAGAGCTTAACAAACGCCTTTCCGATCTCGACGTTGACGACAGCATAAGCGCCCGCGTAAGAAGCGCGCTTACCGAACTTTTGCCCTCAGGCGAATGCGGAATTGAAAACGTCGCCGAAAAACTCGGCTTGACAAAGCGAACGCTTCAGCGCAAGCTGAATGAAGAAAACACAACGTTCCAAAAGCAGCTTAACGGAACACGGGAGCTGCTTGCAAAGCACTATATCGGAAACACGGATATGAATGCAAACGATATAGCCTTTCTCTTGGGTTACGCAGAGCTTAATTCATTTTTGCGCGCCTTTCGTATCTGGACGGGCATGAGCATAAGCGAATATAAAAGCAGCCTGAAATAA